GCTTTGTCTGGGGAGTTCAGGATCTCGTAATAGAACACCGAAAAGTTAAGAGCGAGCCCAAGTCTTATCGGATGAGTAGGTGCCAGTTCAGCCAGAGCAATATCCTACACAACGCATAGCAgaatagagtttcacaaatactcaGATGTCTGGTCATTTTATATGAGATGAAAGTATAGTGACCACCTATAGACAGTAGTCATTATATTCCAGCAACAGAATGAACAAACCTGAGCAGCCTTGTAAGCAACCATCGTGCTCTCGGCAGATTCCTTCCTCTCAGCGCCAGTCTTAAACTCAGCAAGATACCTGCAATAATTTCAAAGGCTAACAAGTCTCATTCTTACTTCATCAGATTATAAATATTCAATTACATATTGCAATGCATCATTCCTAACCTGTGATAGTCACCCTTCATCTTGAGGTAGAAGACCTTTGACTCAGCAGCAGTAGAAGAAGGAACCAGGTGTGAGTCAAGCAGCTTCAGGATGCCATCACAGATATTGCTCAGCTCAGCTTCAATCTTGCCACGGTATTCCTTGATCAAAGTAACATGCTCCTCATTCTTACGGCTCTCCTCCTTCTGTTCAATGGATGAGACGATGCGCCATGAAGCACGGCGAGCCCCAATCACATTCTTGTATGCAACTGAGAGGAGGTTACGCTCCTCAACAGTGAGCTCTTCAACATCTACAGTCTTGGCCACTTTCTCCATATACTCAACCATCTCCTCATACCTTTCAGCCTGCTCGGCCAGCTTGGCCATGTAAACGTTCTCCTCCCTCGACATATTGGTCACGTAATAAACTTACTGCAACAACAGAAGGAACTGATAAGCCACTGCCAAGAGCCAGTAGGAAAGCCAAAgcaacctataatttggaacagaacGAGTAAACTAAATTATTCGGGTACACAGTAAATGTGCATGGCTGGCCACAAAATACAACAAGTCATTCAGCTCAATAATGTTTGCTGAGAACATGCGGTGAGCCTGTGACTAAACATTTCTGAGCAGCACAATAGGGCCACAAATCTATTTGAACCAGTGGCATAAAGTCACACCATGAGGCATCAGCAATTAAACAAGCTAGCACAAAAGTCAGGTTCAAAATAGTAATTTGACTCCAAGCAAACTAGTTAATATAATTCTGTAATACCGAATCCATTTGAATCAAGCAAGCCCTCACACCTTATGATACAATGCAAGAGACCGAAAGAATCTATGGCATATCCAAATTGGCAAATTATGAGCCAATCTATTTACATTATTACTGACTAAAAGATCACTGAAATGGGCCAGCCAGATCTAACCAGGACAGGTATAGAAAATGATTCTAACACATTTTCTGCTGCGGATCAACAGGTTCCGTAATCCTAGGAAATCCCACATAACAGTTCATCAACCGAAAAATCACAGACCCAGCACACCCTGCAACAGACCGAGATACCGTTACATACATTA
The Panicum virgatum strain AP13 chromosome 6N, P.virgatum_v5, whole genome shotgun sequence genome window above contains:
- the LOC120678643 gene encoding 14-3-3-like protein GF14-C, which translates into the protein MSREENVYMAKLAEQAERYEEMVEYMEKVAKTVDVEELTVEERNLLSVAYKNVIGARRASWRIVSSIEQKEESRKNEEHVTLIKEYRGKIEAELSNICDGILKLLDSHLVPSSTAAESKVFYLKMKGDYHRYLAEFKTGAERKESAESTMVAYKAAQDIALAELAPTHPIRLGLALNFSVFYYEILNSPDKACNLAKQAFDEAISELDTLGEESYKDSTLIMQLLRDNLTLWTSDLTEDGAEEGKEAPKGDAGDGQ